gtgtgtgtgtatggggggGGTCATCTCCGTGCGGGGCATCTCAGGGTCCAGCACACACAGCCTCTCTATTGGTAGGCCGAGCAGTCCTCCCacctccctttctctctccccctgtccctgccagtgctgcgaaacctctggtggtgacagggcccaGCATCGACGGCGCAGGGGTGGTCTGAGCGATGTATTGCTAGGGATGTCGGCGGTCGGggcctggatggcgctgcgtcggggCACGAcctgctgccgtgcacgCGCCTGTGCCGTTCAATGTGGTGGGCAGCGTGTCGGCGCGACgcgagcgtatcccaccccCTGGgcctcacactgcctacCGATGGGTGGGGCTGAGTGTCAGGGAGTGGGATGCACGACGtggcgacctgcggggctGGAGGTAGGCAGTGTCCGGggctgaggcggcgcgtTGGTGCACCGCGTGCCTAGGGCTGCCTCGCCCCGCACGATGTGGGCGTGTGGCCGGCCGGGTGTGGAGTGGGGCGCGTAAGTCGTGTTGCACGGCAGAGAAGGGCACCCGCAAAAGAAGAATGCTTtagtgtgcgtgtgcgtcaccGAAACATGAGACTGCGCGTTTGGGCTCTATATGAGAACGTGAATGTGACGTCGAACGTCGTCGTTCATAGACCAGTGCTTCGTCATGTGCTCTCTCCGCTTTCTGCGTGTCCCTCCTTCCGCGATCTGTGGTGGGTGTCGTGGTGCGCTGCACGTACCATGTACACTTGGCGGAGAAGTGtctgggtgtgtgtgtgtgtggcgggggAGTGAGGCAGGGTTTCCGTGgagcgttttttttctgcgttTCTTCATCTCATATTTagtccccccctcccggTTATTTCCGGGCTCGTCTTATGCCGCGTGTGGAGTGCGCACACGTTTCACTCTCAGCCAGTAGGACcacctttttttgtttcttttttttctcttcttcgttCCTTGCACTGGGGcggaaaggaggaggggggaggaggccacGGACACAGGTAACGGACAACGGAAGAAGCACACAGAAAAGGCAACATGAAGAGAAGGCCGAACCGTGCTCTCGTACTTGTTctcgcagcgcggcgcatcgAGATGATGCTTCTGATGGTGTTTATTCACCCTTGCGCAAGCCGCCGTAATTACCCTCTTCGCCATCAATGTCTGGTGAGTTTGCcggaaaaggaaaggaatCGGGAGCGCCCGACCAAGCTGCCGAGAGGTGGGTAGCGCAGGATCCTCTAcaccatcacacacacagttTCATACACTTGCGGTCGATCCCTggcagaaagagagaagaggaatAGGATTCTTTCGACTCGAACTTGTACCGGTGTCGTTGAGTGCATGAGGCGTTTCTTGTGAGTCCCCTTTCACTAGCTGGactctgtctctctgtgttctTGCAGCTGATCATCAATATTATCAGGTTTCCTCTGTTTTGTACTGGGGAAGCAAGCAGGAGACACAtagacacacccacacacacaacggaaaaagaaaagaaaacgtgAGGAGCTGTCTTTCCCGCTAGTTGTTGCTTCCAGTTTTTTGGGAACATTCACGGTGCGCAAGGTGGGATTCGAAACCCCGTCGCCCCGCCTTCCTCTCCGGAAACGGAGAGGACAGGAGGGAAAGGGTCTGCTAAAGCGAGGTCCCCGCATTATATTACGTGTAGGGGTAGGGGATCAGGAACCGCACAAAGACGCTATCAAATTCGTACAAAGGACAGCACATGTGTGGGTCCGCTTTAGGCGAAGTCATGCATGAGACCACACGCGCCATACGAGCAAGGCGACTGCGTTTCTGTTTATGCTTCCTTTCCCTATCCTCGCCGAGGCGAAGAGCACAATGGGCTACGTCCAATGAGGTGTGCTCGTCatgcttttttttgggggggggaggggagggggagggttgAATTGAATGCGTGAGATATTTCCGCACGAAGTAATATCCGCGTGATGGGCTTTTTCGGGTTGGGTCAAGGTGATGCCCCTCCTCTACCCTCAAGCAATTTCCGGCTCTGCTTTGTTTTCTCACCCTTGTCTCCGTACACGTCCACATTGTGTTTGCAACGTTCATGCAACGTGCCTTCTCAGAGATGTTGTGCCTCGCCGTGTACCTCTCGCGTTTCACACAGTGTATTTATCACATCCACGACTATAAGCCACCTCCTATCTCTTTTCCACAACGCGCTCGCTGGAGTGCCTTCTATTCTGCGCTGCAGTCGGCTCTCATCTTGGCCTCTACTGACGACTAAGGGCGCGCTTTTCTTGGTGTAGCGGGACAACACAGAATAGGCAGAAGCCGCGGTCAACCTCGTCGACGAGAACAACTCTACACTCGCCCTTTCACCCCTTGTATGTCTCCTTTCCGCATTTCTCTTGGCTCACCTTTCCTTGTTTAAAGGTGAGGGTGACTGTTGCAAGAGAGTGTTACTGAGCCCATCGTGCACCCGCTATATTGAGCCCGatttcccttccccccttcttTGATTTGCCATAGCTTGCGAGAGCAAGGCAAACctgcacacagagaaagggaaggagacaacaggcacacacacacacacacatacacacgcacacgctttTCGGAACTTCTACTCGTTTCTTTGCTGCCAGCTTCGTCCGCTTTCACGTACGCCGCTGTCGACTGTGGGCGAACGGAAGGGATCCGGCTTGTGTTTTCAGGTCTTTCTTACGTAGGCAGTTCCCTTCCTCACGcccgtgtgtgcgggcgttTCTTCATATTTCCTTTGTCCTCCTCTGTTTTGGTGTTCTcgcactctctctcgcgtctCACTTGGTGACCTTCTTGTGAATGAGCAAATATGAACCCAATCGAATATTTTGGCAGCTCTACGAGCATCCGCCTCGTAGTCATCTGCACCGCCCTGCATTACCGAACGGGTACCAACTCGCTTCTGCCGAATTATCCGCCGATACATCACCCTACCCAAACGAGAACTTGAGCAGTGGTGGTGTCAAAGGGGGATGCCCAGTCACGACCGACAGTTTCGGCGGCTCTTCGGTTAGCGTCgtgaagagagagaatggACAGGTAAAGGACTCGCCGTTGTCAcagacggcaccgccgcagcgtaGGGCTCTCTCCACCTTGCTTCTAACGGGGTTGATGTACACATTTACCATCAGCGGAGCCTACGGAATCGAAGAAGCGGTGAtgggcggcggtgtgctCTTAACTATTGTCTCCATTATTGTCATTCCTGTGATAATGGGGGCTCCAATGGTGCTGGTTGTGGCTGAGCTagcagctgcggtgccgtCCAACGCCGGCTTCCTCATGTGGATCAAGCTGTCGTTTCACCGGTGTATGTACCTCTCCATGGCGACCATGTCGCTCATCTACATCGCCGTTGACAATGCTCTCTATCCGACAATGTTCTCCGAGTACTTGTGCACATCCATCAGCTGCAGTGATACGGGGGCGAAGTTTCTGCGGCTGGGAATGCTGCTCTTCACGTACGGCCTGAACGTGCTGGGTGTGGAAGCGGTTGGCGTGGCGAGTGTGGTGTTGACCGTGCTCACGGTGGCCCCGTTTGTGCTCATGTATCTTCTGCAACAGCTGAGCACGGGCTTTTACGTGAACTGGCCAGCCGTGGCCTACATCCCGGCATCCGTCGATTGGACTAAGTTTGTCTCCACCGCCTCGTGGTGCCTCTCTGGACTGGAGCAGGCTGGGACAGTCGTGGAAGAAGTCGAGGACTCGCAGCGCACCATAATCGGATCTCTCATCCCGCTTATTGGGCTTGCCATCATCACCTACGTACCCCCCATCATCACAGGCGCTAGCGTATCGAGAGAACCATTGGATTTGTCGAAATGGAAGACCGGGTACTGGGCTGAGGTATCGTACCAGGTGGGCGGTAACGCTCTCAAGGTTTTTACCGTGGTGGGCGGGGTTCTCTCGGCGTTTGGGCTGACACTCTCCGCGCTGTGCACTACGACCCGCATTATTGCGGGGATGGCGCTCACAGAGGCCTTTCCAGGAAAGGTGGGGGTGTGGTTTTCGCGGCGCAACAAGCGATTCGGCACGTACCACTGGACACTGACCTTCAACACAGTCCTCACTGGACTCTTCTCGACGGTGATGGGCTTCGGCTCTTTGGTGCTGGTGGATCAGTGCCTCTACGGCATTCGCGTTGTTGTAATCTTAATCTCGTTTTACCGCTTCCGCCAACTGTACCCGTATCTGCCGCGACCCTTCCGAATTCCATTTGACGGTTGGCTACTGCACCTCATGATGGGCGTGGCCCTGGTGTCGTCTGTTGTCCTCACCATTGTTTCTCTCTTTCAGGAAAGATTAACGGTTATCTtgtgcgtcgccgtcgtcggtAGCTCCGTTCTTGTGTCATTCTTGTATTGTCATTTTGTGCACCGGCACGATTTCGCTGGCCGTATCGTCACCTTTGTCACGATCCCTGTCAGCCACCACAGCaatggcggcgatgcggatgcggtggcgacgTGCCGTGTGTCGCCAGAGGCTCCTGCCTCCACAAGAGAATAGAGGCCAACCAGCTCAACAAGTATGCATTCGTGAGACCccaaaaggagaaaaaaTGACGCGTGAAGATCAACTCTGCAACCGCCATCGATTTATGCTTCCCGCTTCTATTCGTCTTGCGCGCACAGGTTTTGCATCACCGTGATGATGGTGTTtactccctctccctctctctcatcGAAGGCTTTCCTgatctttttttgttttgtggtTGCCAGATGCTGTACTCTTCCTCAGGGGaagcggccgctgccgcgggaACTCCGGGTCTGCATTTCTCTCCTCTATCTGATGGCTGCCAAATAGCGTTTTTT
The sequence above is drawn from the Leishmania mexicana MHOM/GT/2001/U1103 complete genome, chromosome 11 genome and encodes:
- a CDS encoding putative amino acid permease/transporter, translated to MYTFTISGAYGIEEAVMGGGVLLTIVSIIVIPVIMGAPMVLVVAELAAAVPSNAGFLMWIKLSFHRCMYLSMATMSLIYIAVDNALYPTMFSEYLCTSISCSDTGAKFLRLGMLLFTYGLNVLGVEAVGVASVVLTVLTVAPFVLMYLLQQLSTGFYVNWPAVAYIPASVDWTKFVSTASWCLSGLEQAGTVVEEVEDSQRTIIGSLIPLIGLAIITYVPPIITGASVSREPLDLSKWKTGYWAEVSYQVGGNALKVFTVVGGVLSAFGLTLSALCTTTRIIAGMALTEAFPGKVGVWFSRRNKRFGTYHWTLTFNTVLTGLFSTVMGFGSLVLVDQCLYGIRVVVILISFYRFRQLYPYLPRPFRIPFDGWLLHLMMGVALVSSVVLTIVSLFQERLTVILCVAVVGSSVLVSFLYCHFVHRHDFAGRIVTFVTIPVSHHSNGGDADAVATCRVSPEAPASTRE